In Cervus elaphus chromosome 16, mCerEla1.1, whole genome shotgun sequence, a single window of DNA contains:
- the LOC122673054 gene encoding 60S ribosomal protein L26-like yields the protein MKFNPFVTSDRSKNRKRHFNAPFHIRRKIMSSPLSKELRQKYNVRSMPMRKDDEVQVVRGHYKGQQIGKVVQVYRKKYVIYIERVQREKANGTTVHVGIHPSKVVITRLKLDKDHKKILERKAKSRQVGKEKGKYKEETIEKMQE from the coding sequence ATGAAGTTCAATCCCTTTGTGACTTCTGACCGAAGCAAGAATCGAAAGAGGCATTTCAATGCGCCTTTCCACATTCGCAGGAAAATTATGTCTTCTCCTCTTTCTAAAGAGCTAAGACAGAAGTACAACGTTCGATCCATGCCCATGCGAAAGGATGATGAAGTTCAGGTTGTACGAGGGCACTACAAAGGGCAGCAAATTGGCAAAGTAGTCCAGGTTTACAGGAAGAAATACGTCATCTACATTGAACGAGTGCAGCGGGAGAAGGCCAATGGCACAACTGTCCATGTGGGCATTCACCCCAGCAAGGTGGTTATCACCAGACTAAAACTGGACAAAGACCACAAAAAGATCCTCGAACGTAAAGCCAAATCTCGCCaagtaggaaaggaaaagggcaaatataaggaagaaacaattgagaagatgcaggaaTAA
- the LOC122673050 gene encoding protein AMBP: MRSLRGLLLLLTACLAVKASPVPTLPDDIQVQENFDLSRIYGKWFNVAVGSTCPWLKRFKDKMTVSTLVLKEGATNKEISVTNTHRRKGVCESISGTYEKTSTDGKFLFHKAKWNITMESYVVHTNYDEYAIFLTKKLSRRHGPTITAKLYGREPQLRESLLEEFREVALGVGIPEDAIFTMPDRGECVPGEQDPEPTLLSRARRAVLTQEEEGSGAGQPITNFSKKEDSCQLGYSQGPCLGLFKRYFYNGTSMACETFDYGGCMGNGNNFLSEKECLQTCRTVEACNLPIVPGPCRAYVELWAFDAVKGKCVRFNYGGCKGNGNKFYSEKECKEYCGIPGEGDEELLRFSN, encoded by the exons ATGCGGAGTCTCAGGGGCCTGCTGCTGTTACTGACCGCCTGCCTGGCGGTGAAGGCCAGCCCCGTGCCCACATTGCCTGATGACATTCAAGTGCAGGAGAACTTCGACCTGTCTAGG ATCTATGGGAAGTGGTTCAATGTGGCCGTGGGCTCCACCTGCCCATGGCTGAAGAGGTTCAAGGACAAGATGACCGTGAGCACACTGGTGTTGAAAGAGGGGGCGACGAACAAGGAGATCAGCGTCACCAACACTCACAGGCG GAAAGGTGTCTGTGAATCGATCTCTGGTACTTATGAGAAGACAAGCACTGATGGGAAGTTTCTCTTTCACAAAGCCA AATGGAACATCACCATGGAGTCCTATGTGGTCCACACCAACTACGATGAGTATGCCATTTTTCTGACCAAGAAATTAAGCCGTCGCCATGGACCCACCATTACTGCCAAGCTCTACG GGCGTGAGCCGCAGCTTCGGGAAAGCCTGCTGGAGGAGTTCAGGGAGGTGGCCCTGGGTGTGGGCATCCCCGAGGATGCCATCTTCACCATGCCCGACAGAG GCGAATGTGTCCCTGGAGAGCAGGATCCAGAGCCCACTCTACTCTCG aggGCTCGGCGGGCTGTGCTGACCCAGGAAGAGGAAGGCTCGGGGGCTGGACAACCAATAACTAATTTCAGCAAGAAAGAAG ATTCCTGCCAGCTGGGCTACTCACAAGGGCCTTGCCTGGGGTTGTTCAAGAGGTATTTCTATAACGGTACGTCCATGGCCTGCGAGACCTTCGATTATGGCGGCTGCATGGGGAATGGCAACAACTTCCTCTCGGAAAAGGAGTGTCTACAGACCTGCCGGACCGTGG agGCCTGTAACCTCCCCATAGTCCCCGGGCCATGCCGAGCCTACGTCGAGCTCTGGGCGTTTGATGCCGTCAAGGGGAAGTGCGTCCGCTTCAACTATGGGGGCTGCAAGGGCAATGGCAACAAATTCTACTCGGAGAAGGAGTGTAAGGAGTACTGTGGCATTCCTGGTGAAG GGGACGAGGAGCTGCTGCGCTTCTCCAACTGA